In the genome of Phycodurus eques isolate BA_2022a chromosome 22, UOR_Pequ_1.1, whole genome shotgun sequence, the window AATGTATTGTTTGACTTAAATTTCCTGCGCCAGTGTGAAGGAGGCCTGCATCATCTTGTGCCTCAACGTGGGTTCCGCTATCCTGCTGAGGAACCTCATCAAAGAGTCCTCATCGGGGGAGGACGCGGGGGATCGGACGGGAAGGGACGACCCCTCGCCGCAGTCCGCCTTGAACGAGTTGGGAGTTTACTACTTGGCCCCCTGCGACGTATTAATTCTCATCAACCTCAGAGCCTCCTGGCCTGAACAGTGACACTTTGATCCCAATGAAATCAATCCACAATTTAACATGAGATTTCTACGGTGTAGTAAATGTATGTTGACCTATTTGTCGTCATTGGAAAATACAAGAGTTCTTCCCTGGAACATCAACTGGTGTGCGGACCACTTTTATTACATAGATCATACGTTGTTATTCATAATGAACTAAGAGAATTGAGAAAAACCAGAATCCCCGTTGGACGAGCACGACGCGGTTGCGGGATCTATTCCGACCTTTAAGGCAAATGACTTTACTCCGATCTGAGTGAGTGCAAACTGTTCCCGTGGGGATGGATGCTCTTCATTTCAGTACAGGAGAGTTGAAATAAGTTGAGGCAGCGAGGTCCTGACAAACCTCTTCAAAGAAAGTTCTAAATCTCCCGTACGGACGACACAACTATTTCTCCGCCTGCTCCACAACCTGAATGTTGATTATGTCCTTCTTGCCTTTGTGCCCCGGTAGTTTAAGGTTGCGCTCAGTTAGAACTATGTGGGATTCCTCCTCAGAGTCCGAAGAatcctcctcgtcgtcgtcgtcgtcgtcctccgaTCCGCTGAGCTCGACCAGAGCGACGTCCTGGAAACCACGAGGAAGAATTCAAACACCTCGCACAAATCAGGTCGTCAAAAGCGGGAATGCTTTTCGCTCACCATCTCGATCACTTTCTCTGCCGTCTCGACGTCCTCTATGTTGAAATGTCCCGCGGGAGTTTCCTCCATCTGCCGCTTCAGCTTTTGATTGGCTTCTGCGATCTGCGGGAGGAAACACTGCAGCCGTtccatcactttgaggaaaaaaaagtctgaattgaatatttttaccaAAGGTATTATTAAACCAATGATCACAATTAATTTCACCGCTGCTTTGTGGGATTCTTTCTGTCTTGAGGCCATCTGATGATTTAAGGAGCAACTTCTCAACCAGACCTGAGACAGCACAATGACAAAACTGAAATCAAAGGGAGTCCTCGGTTTACGTCGTCACAAGAATGCACGCTCAGTCACCGCCGTAGTTACTGTTTTACATCGGCTCATTGCCGAGAAGTGGTTTTAATCCAGTGATTTactgtgaggataagaggtacgtAAAATGGATGATTTAGCTAAGGCGCGTTCCGATTTACGTACTAATTCATCCGTCTTTTATTTGGACCTAAATCACGCAAAAGCAACGCCGACCTCCattttaatctttaaaaaaaaaaaaaaaaaaaacttacctcCACCGTTGCCACATGACAGCAAATCACGTGAACtcgttttgttgtatttatccATTGCAGAAGCAACACGACTGCAAAATGTTAGCGTGTTTTTGGTCAGAACAACATCTGGGTTAGAGGGAACACGAAGCTACTGTACAGCGTTTATGTTTGCGCCCCCTAGCGTTCAGG includes:
- the nopchap1 gene encoding uncharacterized protein C12orf45 homolog codes for the protein MDKYNKTSSRDLLSCGNGGGLVEKLLLKSSDGLKTERIPQSSVMERLQCFLPQIAEANQKLKRQMEETPAGHFNIEDVETAEKVIEMDVALVELSGSEDDDDDDEEDSSDSEEESHIVLTERNLKLPGHKGKKDIINIQVVEQAEK